One genomic segment of Paenibacillus xylanexedens includes these proteins:
- a CDS encoding cytochrome P450 translates to MKQAPRKYANYIPIRELETLEERLSPFKVYAELRDNTPVRYDEHRECWDVFGYEDVKYVLKNPKLFSSARDRANTSMLTTDPPKHKQLRDLVNQAFTPKAIEALAPRIQEITDELIAPHLSEGHMELIDDLATPLPVIVIAELIGVPAADRQKFKDWSDVLVKGARDDSEQAFQELLEEKKRNMQELHIYFTGIMEERRLQPKDDLISLLLAAEIDGQQLTSDEVVGFCILLLAAGNETTTNLITNAVRILSEQPELQQELREQPERITSAIEETLRYYPPIVAIGRVAKETLELNGQTIQAGEQVISWVGAANRDSAQFENPEDFISDRKPNRHMGFGFGIHFCLGAPLARLEARVVLHTLLQHMEHIQLVPGTALQPIQSAFVFGVKHYPIEFNLINK, encoded by the coding sequence ATGAAACAGGCACCGAGAAAGTATGCAAATTACATTCCGATTCGGGAACTGGAGACTTTGGAAGAGAGGTTATCTCCCTTCAAGGTGTATGCAGAACTTCGTGATAACACTCCAGTCCGCTATGATGAGCATCGAGAATGTTGGGATGTTTTTGGTTATGAAGATGTGAAGTACGTTCTGAAAAATCCGAAACTATTCTCTTCTGCACGTGATCGTGCCAATACGAGCATGTTGACGACAGACCCTCCCAAACACAAGCAGCTGCGTGATCTGGTGAATCAGGCGTTTACACCCAAGGCAATTGAAGCATTGGCTCCGCGTATTCAGGAAATCACAGATGAGTTAATTGCTCCACACCTGTCAGAAGGACATATGGAACTTATTGATGACCTTGCAACACCACTGCCCGTCATTGTCATTGCGGAATTGATCGGAGTCCCTGCGGCGGATCGTCAAAAGTTCAAAGACTGGTCTGATGTGTTGGTGAAAGGCGCACGTGACGATAGTGAGCAGGCCTTCCAGGAGTTATTGGAGGAGAAAAAAAGAAATATGCAGGAGTTGCATATCTATTTCACTGGCATTATGGAAGAACGTCGGTTGCAGCCAAAAGATGATCTGATCTCATTACTGCTTGCTGCGGAGATTGATGGTCAGCAATTGACTTCAGATGAAGTAGTGGGCTTCTGTATTCTCTTACTTGCTGCCGGTAATGAAACAACAACCAACCTGATTACCAATGCGGTTCGTATTCTGTCTGAACAACCCGAGCTACAACAGGAGTTGCGCGAACAGCCTGAACGGATTACTTCTGCGATTGAAGAGACGCTGAGATATTATCCGCCAATTGTGGCGATTGGGCGGGTCGCCAAGGAAACTCTAGAGTTGAATGGTCAGACGATTCAAGCTGGAGAGCAGGTGATTTCCTGGGTTGGAGCAGCCAATCGGGACAGTGCCCAATTTGAAAACCCGGAAGATTTCATCTCTGATCGCAAGCCGAACAGGCATATGGGCTTTGGTTTTGGCATTCATTTTTGTTTGGGTGCACCACTCGCTCGATTGGAGGCAAGGGTAGTTCTTCATACATTGCTTCAGCACATGGAGCACATTCAGCTTGTGCCTGGAACGGCTCTGCAACCGATACAAAGTGCTTTTGTGTTTGGTGTGAAACATTATCCGATAGAATTCAATCTAATAAATAAATGA
- a CDS encoding aryl-sulfate sulfotransferase produces MGHSTIYPTGATLYNPDKAWGGYTVYQAGEEGVVLIDMNGKEVHLWKGLLGFPAKILPGGYVLGSTGRRDPKFGIQDNVDLVQVDWDGNIVWKYNSYEHIEDPGYEPLWYARQHHDYQREGNPVGYYAPGLAPKTKSGKTLILAHKNVSNPQISDKPLLDDAIIEVDWEGKVLWEWLPNEHFEELGFDEAARNVLFRDPNTRSFGHLGGGVGDWLHINSASYVGPNRFYEEGDERFHPDNIIWDAREANIIAITDRQSGKIVWRLGPDYTSPEAKHIGTIIGQHHAHIIPQGLPGEGNLLVFDNGGWAGYGLPNPASPFGLKHAIRDHSRVLEINPVTLEIVWQYTSAEAGFSVPTDSYKFYSPYISSAQRLPNGNTLITEGSNGRLFEVTAEHELVWEYVSPYTDRRNTNMVYRSYRVPYQWVPQLEKPQEVAIEAIDVSNYRVPGAAPKGSTSIVSVETTLPFVEGAACVATSDEGKSGG; encoded by the coding sequence ATGGGACACTCAACAATATATCCAACTGGAGCGACGTTATACAATCCGGATAAGGCTTGGGGCGGTTATACCGTCTATCAGGCAGGTGAAGAAGGCGTAGTATTGATCGATATGAATGGCAAGGAGGTTCACCTGTGGAAAGGATTGTTAGGTTTTCCGGCCAAAATATTACCTGGCGGCTACGTGCTGGGCAGCACGGGTCGGAGAGATCCGAAGTTCGGTATTCAGGATAATGTCGATCTGGTTCAGGTGGATTGGGACGGCAACATTGTATGGAAATACAATAGCTACGAACACATCGAAGATCCGGGATATGAGCCATTATGGTATGCCCGCCAGCATCATGATTATCAGCGTGAGGGGAATCCGGTAGGTTATTATGCACCTGGCCTTGCGCCAAAGACGAAGAGTGGTAAAACACTTATTCTGGCACACAAAAATGTGAGTAACCCGCAAATTTCAGATAAGCCATTGCTTGATGATGCCATTATCGAAGTCGATTGGGAGGGGAAGGTACTCTGGGAGTGGCTGCCTAACGAACACTTTGAAGAATTAGGTTTTGATGAAGCTGCTCGAAATGTCCTGTTCCGTGATCCGAATACACGTTCTTTCGGTCATCTGGGTGGTGGTGTTGGTGACTGGTTACATATTAATTCTGCTTCTTATGTCGGACCCAACCGATTCTATGAAGAAGGAGACGAACGGTTCCACCCCGACAATATTATCTGGGATGCCAGAGAGGCCAACATAATCGCCATTACAGACAGACAGAGTGGAAAGATCGTGTGGAGATTAGGGCCAGACTATACTTCACCTGAAGCGAAACACATCGGCACAATTATCGGGCAGCATCATGCACATATCATTCCCCAAGGTCTACCGGGAGAAGGGAACTTGCTCGTATTCGACAATGGCGGCTGGGCAGGTTACGGCCTCCCAAATCCGGCTTCTCCATTTGGATTGAAACATGCGATTCGGGATCACTCCCGTGTACTGGAGATTAACCCGGTCACCCTGGAGATTGTCTGGCAGTATACATCGGCAGAAGCAGGTTTCTCGGTTCCGACGGATTCTTATAAATTTTATAGCCCATACATCAGTTCCGCCCAGCGTTTACCTAACGGTAACACCCTGATAACCGAAGGTTCCAATGGCAGATTGTTCGAAGTCACAGCGGAGCATGAGCTGGTATGGGAGTATGTCTCTCCTTACACCGATCGGCGGAATACCAATATGGTCTATCGCTCGTATCGAGTTCCTTATCAGTGGGTTCCGCAGTTGGAGAAGCCGCAGGAAGTTGCGATCGAAGCTATTGATGTCTCCAACTACAGAGTGCCGGGAGCAGCACCCAAAGGTTCTACATCCATCGTGAGCGTAGAGACAACTCTTCCATTTGTGGAGGGTGCAGCCTGTGTGGCAACGTCGGATGAAGGCAAGTCAGGCGGTTAA
- the hemY gene encoding protoporphyrinogen oxidase, with protein MGDKKRRVVVVGGGLTGLSAAFYIRKHYREAGVEPVITLVEKSSSMGGMIETLHRDGFVIEKGPDSFLARKTAMIDLAKELEIDHELVSQNPESKKTYIMQRGKLHPMPAGLVLGIPTELRPFLRSGLVSPAGKLRALMDFVIPPRRTTEDESLGYMIERRLGAEVLENLTEPLLAGIYAGDMRRLSLQATFPQFGEVERDYGSLIRGMMTGRKPAETHTGTKRSAFLNFRQGLQSLVHALVHELQDVDQLLNTAVKSLQRLDEAETRYRVELENGEQLEADDVVVTVPTYVASELLKPHVDTAALDAINYVSVANVVLAFEKKEVEHVFDGSGFLVPRKEGRNITACTWTSTKWLHTSPDDKVLLRCYVGRSGDEQNVELPDEALTNLVLKDLRETMGIEAVPIFSEITRLRKSMPQYPVGHLQHIAALREELGSKLPGVYIAGAGYEGVGLPDCIRQAKEMSVQATQELAAD; from the coding sequence ATGGGTGATAAGAAACGCCGTGTTGTTGTTGTCGGCGGTGGCCTTACCGGCCTCAGCGCGGCATTTTATATCCGCAAGCATTACCGGGAAGCGGGCGTTGAACCCGTGATTACTTTGGTCGAGAAAAGCTCGTCCATGGGAGGCATGATTGAGACACTGCACCGGGATGGATTTGTGATTGAAAAAGGGCCGGATTCTTTCCTGGCTCGCAAAACAGCAATGATTGACCTGGCTAAAGAATTGGAGATTGATCATGAATTGGTCAGTCAGAATCCGGAGTCGAAGAAAACGTATATCATGCAGCGTGGCAAGCTTCATCCTATGCCAGCAGGACTTGTTCTCGGTATCCCGACAGAACTAAGACCATTCTTGAGAAGTGGTCTGGTCTCTCCGGCAGGCAAACTGCGGGCGTTGATGGATTTTGTCATCCCGCCACGTCGTACAACAGAGGATGAATCGCTCGGTTATATGATTGAACGCCGTCTTGGAGCTGAAGTGCTGGAGAACTTGACGGAACCACTGCTCGCAGGAATCTATGCAGGTGATATGCGGCGATTGAGCCTCCAGGCTACCTTCCCGCAGTTCGGAGAAGTAGAGCGCGATTACGGCAGCTTGATCCGGGGCATGATGACGGGTCGCAAACCGGCTGAGACGCATACCGGAACAAAACGGAGCGCTTTTTTGAACTTTCGCCAGGGACTTCAGAGCCTTGTTCATGCACTTGTCCATGAGTTGCAGGATGTGGATCAACTTCTGAACACTGCGGTGAAGTCGCTGCAACGTCTTGACGAAGCGGAGACCAGATACCGTGTTGAACTGGAGAATGGTGAACAGCTAGAAGCGGATGATGTAGTGGTTACTGTGCCAACATATGTTGCGTCGGAGCTGCTGAAGCCTCACGTCGATACAGCGGCACTGGATGCGATTAACTATGTGTCTGTAGCCAATGTGGTGCTCGCTTTTGAGAAAAAAGAGGTGGAGCATGTATTCGACGGATCGGGTTTCCTCGTTCCGCGGAAAGAGGGCCGTAATATTACGGCTTGCACGTGGACATCGACGAAATGGCTGCATACGAGCCCGGATGATAAGGTGCTGCTTCGTTGTTATGTTGGTCGCTCCGGTGACGAACAGAACGTAGAGCTTCCGGATGAAGCGCTGACGAATCTCGTTCTCAAGGATCTGAGAGAGACCATGGGTATTGAAGCGGTGCCGATCTTCTCCGAGATTACAAGGCTACGTAAATCCATGCCACAGTATCCGGTGGGACACCTCCAACATATTGCCGCCCTCCGTGAGGAGCTTGGCAGCAAATTACCGGGTGTGTACATTGCAGGTGCAGGTTATGAGGGCGTAGGCTTGCCTGATTGCATCAGACAAGCGAAGGAAATGTCTGTTCAGGCTACACAAGAGCTTGCAGCAGATTAA
- a CDS encoding glycerophosphodiester phosphodiesterase gives MNNLCVAHRGFSSIAPENTMAAFLMAMERPEVQWMELDVQLSRDGVPVVIHDFTVDRTTNGKGLVRETDWADLQRLDAGAWKNKSYKGERIPALSELLDRSCGRVRLNIELKTQGDMYPGLPAAVIHEVRKRHMQNDVVITSFEPAALIEVKKLAPEIQTGLIIDARPGDLLTALRQMNCSFLSIGYTNVDKSLMNEMRSAGIRVMAWTVDDKTIMKKLAAVDPELMLCTNRPDVWELAFQETSSRFFRP, from the coding sequence ATGAACAACCTTTGTGTAGCACACCGTGGATTTTCTTCTATTGCACCAGAGAATACGATGGCTGCATTCCTGATGGCCATGGAGCGGCCTGAAGTTCAGTGGATGGAGCTGGATGTGCAGTTGTCGCGTGATGGTGTACCAGTGGTCATTCATGATTTTACAGTGGATCGCACGACGAATGGCAAGGGTCTGGTTCGGGAAACCGATTGGGCTGATCTGCAACGTCTGGATGCCGGAGCATGGAAAAACAAGTCTTACAAAGGAGAACGGATTCCGGCGCTAAGTGAATTGTTAGATCGCTCGTGCGGCAGAGTGCGTTTGAACATTGAACTGAAAACGCAGGGAGACATGTACCCGGGTCTGCCTGCGGCTGTTATACATGAAGTGAGAAAAAGACATATGCAAAATGATGTTGTGATCACCTCATTTGAACCAGCCGCTCTGATCGAAGTGAAGAAACTTGCACCGGAGATCCAGACGGGGCTAATTATCGATGCACGACCAGGTGACCTGTTAACCGCGCTGCGGCAGATGAATTGTTCATTCCTCTCGATTGGATACACCAATGTAGACAAATCCTTAATGAACGAGATGCGGAGTGCAGGTATTCGGGTGATGGCTTGGACAGTGGATGACAAGACCATTATGAAGAAACTGGCGGCAGTTGATCCAGAACTGATGTTATGTACGAACCGTCCTGACGTGTGGGAGTTGGCATTTCAGGAGACGAGCAGCCGATTTTTCAGACCTTAA
- a CDS encoding fumarylacetoacetate hydrolase family protein translates to MLTNIRNVYCVGRNYKLHAEELGNAVPDEPMIFMKPSHAVVPLNGETLELPASKGEVHYEAELVVQIGRSYEPGMAVDELVDAYAFGIDFTLRDVQTVIKKKGHPWTAAKGFKNSAPVTAFQAFPGAAALLEKDFTLTKNGEEVQRGNIRNMIFSLQDIVDYVGHHYGLGPGDVIFTGTPEGVGPTQAGDVLELAWDGESLGACTIGAVQ, encoded by the coding sequence ATGTTGACTAACATTCGCAATGTATACTGTGTAGGACGCAATTATAAACTTCATGCGGAAGAATTGGGTAACGCGGTTCCGGATGAACCAATGATCTTTATGAAACCTTCTCATGCAGTCGTGCCCCTGAATGGTGAAACGCTTGAATTGCCTGCTAGCAAGGGTGAAGTTCACTATGAAGCTGAATTGGTCGTGCAAATCGGCCGGAGTTATGAGCCAGGTATGGCGGTAGATGAGCTGGTGGATGCGTATGCGTTTGGTATTGATTTTACGTTACGTGACGTACAGACCGTGATTAAGAAAAAGGGCCACCCGTGGACAGCGGCCAAAGGATTCAAAAATTCCGCTCCGGTTACTGCATTTCAGGCATTCCCGGGTGCGGCAGCATTACTGGAGAAAGACTTTACATTGACCAAAAATGGTGAGGAAGTCCAGCGTGGTAATATTCGTAACATGATCTTTAGTTTACAGGATATTGTGGATTATGTAGGTCATCATTACGGCTTGGGGCCGGGCGATGTCATTTTTACAGGAACACCGGAAGGTGTTGGACCAACACAAGCAGGAGATGTGCTCGAACTGGCATGGGACGGCGAATCCTTGGGTGCCTGCACGATTGGGGCAGTGCAATAA
- the hemH gene encoding ferrochelatase has product MTNTVGVLVMSYGTPENMESVEAYYTHIRRGRPPEPEQLKELTDRYEAIVGGVFPLRENTDNQVKALQETLNRDERGTDVEFRCYQGLKHAYPFIEDGVEQMAKDGIQTAIGIVLAPHFSTMSVGSYIKRAREKAEELGVHMSFIESYHLHPKLIQALSTRVSAKLDAFEEAGAKRGDVKVLFSAHSLPARIVEMGDPYPQQLLETSEVIASRVGITNWQFTWQSAGRTAEPWLGPDILDTLQELSREQVEDVLVAPIGFVSDHLEVLYDLDIEAKTIAKEIDMRLMRIDSLNSDPLYMETLSDVIISQWQQGSDE; this is encoded by the coding sequence ATGACTAATACTGTAGGTGTACTGGTGATGTCGTATGGCACACCAGAAAATATGGAGAGTGTTGAAGCGTATTACACACATATCCGCAGAGGACGTCCGCCTGAACCAGAGCAATTGAAAGAACTGACGGATCGTTATGAAGCGATTGTTGGCGGTGTTTTCCCACTTCGGGAGAACACAGACAATCAGGTCAAGGCCCTTCAAGAGACATTAAACCGTGATGAGCGTGGCACTGATGTGGAATTCCGTTGTTATCAAGGACTGAAGCATGCCTATCCGTTTATTGAGGATGGCGTGGAGCAGATGGCGAAGGATGGAATTCAGACAGCGATTGGTATTGTACTGGCTCCTCATTTTTCCACGATGAGTGTAGGCAGTTATATCAAACGTGCGCGTGAAAAAGCAGAAGAGCTGGGCGTTCATATGTCCTTTATTGAGAGTTATCATCTGCATCCGAAGTTAATTCAGGCGTTGTCCACACGTGTCAGTGCCAAGTTGGATGCGTTCGAAGAAGCTGGAGCAAAACGCGGAGATGTGAAGGTGTTGTTTAGTGCGCACAGTCTGCCGGCACGTATTGTGGAGATGGGTGATCCATACCCGCAACAATTGCTGGAGACTTCAGAAGTGATTGCTTCACGTGTAGGAATAACCAATTGGCAATTTACGTGGCAGAGTGCCGGACGAACAGCTGAGCCTTGGCTTGGACCGGATATTCTGGATACGTTACAGGAGCTTTCTCGTGAACAGGTAGAGGATGTGCTTGTGGCACCAATCGGGTTTGTCTCGGATCATCTCGAAGTGCTCTATGATCTCGATATTGAGGCCAAAACGATTGCCAAAGAGATCGACATGCGCCTGATGCGTATTGATTCTCTCAATAGCGATCCTCTTTACATGGAGACGTTAAGCGACGTTATTATAAGCCAATGGCAGCAAGGGTCGGATGAGTAA
- the hemE gene encoding uroporphyrinogen decarboxylase, whose protein sequence is MSYNDRLIRASFKQQVDRVPVWYMRQAGRYDPEYRKIKEKYSLLEICKQPELAAEVTLMPVRKLGVDAAILYSDIMNPVASLGIDFDIVKNIGPVIDNPIRSAADVDRLRPIDVEGDLSHILETIRILDKELDVPLITFAGAPFTIASYLIEGRPSKGYIRTKTMMYSEPEVWHKLMQKLGDMVITYVRAHIANGGKAFQLFDSWVGALSPKDFRTYVLPTITRIFTELSDLNVPKIYFPGVASGELLPALHNLQADVIGLDWRVSISEGRQRLGGKFAVQGNLDPYLLTAPMELIKEQAKVIIDEGIKEPGYIFNLGHGLFPEASLEKLRELTAYIHEYSAEAMKTGVTVTND, encoded by the coding sequence ATGAGCTATAATGATCGACTGATTCGGGCAAGTTTCAAACAACAGGTAGACCGCGTCCCGGTATGGTACATGCGTCAAGCTGGACGTTACGATCCTGAATATCGCAAAATTAAAGAAAAGTACTCCTTGCTAGAGATCTGCAAACAACCCGAGCTGGCGGCTGAAGTTACACTCATGCCGGTACGCAAACTTGGTGTAGATGCGGCTATTTTGTATTCTGATATTATGAATCCGGTTGCCTCTCTGGGCATTGATTTTGACATTGTAAAAAATATTGGTCCAGTTATTGATAATCCTATTCGTTCGGCTGCAGATGTGGATCGGCTGCGTCCCATCGACGTAGAAGGAGATCTGTCACATATTCTGGAAACCATTCGAATTCTGGATAAGGAGCTTGATGTGCCTCTTATTACGTTTGCGGGCGCACCATTCACGATTGCAAGTTATCTGATTGAAGGACGACCTTCGAAAGGTTATATCCGCACCAAAACGATGATGTACAGCGAGCCTGAGGTGTGGCACAAGCTGATGCAGAAGCTTGGTGATATGGTTATTACATATGTCCGTGCGCATATTGCGAATGGCGGTAAGGCATTCCAGTTGTTTGACAGCTGGGTTGGAGCACTTTCTCCCAAAGACTTCAGAACATATGTGTTGCCTACGATTACCCGTATCTTTACCGAATTATCGGATTTGAATGTACCGAAGATTTATTTCCCTGGTGTTGCATCCGGTGAGTTGTTGCCAGCACTGCATAATCTGCAAGCCGATGTGATTGGACTGGACTGGAGAGTTTCCATTTCGGAAGGGCGTCAACGTCTTGGTGGCAAATTTGCAGTACAGGGTAACCTGGACCCATATTTGCTGACTGCCCCGATGGAACTGATTAAAGAGCAAGCCAAAGTGATTATTGACGAAGGAATCAAGGAGCCGGGTTATATTTTCAACCTCGGACACGGATTATTTCCTGAAGCATCGCTAGAGAAGCTCAGAGAACTAACGGCGTATATTCATGAATATTCTGCCGAAGCAATGAAGACTGGGGTGACGGTAACCAATGACTAA
- a CDS encoding MFS transporter, with amino-acid sequence MKTWKVNLIVLWFGQFLVNSGMTMITPFLSLYLARDLGVVGEHEIGIWAGFIFAANFLTSFLFQPLWGKLSDKYGRKVMLLRSGFGMAIVIALMGLAQNPWQLLLLRLLNGTISGFNPAAVALISGTTPKDRMGFAMGISQSGQVAGTILGPLIGGLLADAVGFRPIFYITGGLIFVASMLAMFLVREKFDRQEEAKLPAQSVLSGLKELNKSPQLPALFAVTFLLQFAMISPMSLLPLYVQKLHASDVNVAFWAGLVGAVTGLSNMAMSPILGKLSDRIGPHKVLTFSLIGTGLMLIPQAFVQTVWQLILVRFMMGVFMGGLLPSVNALIRSYTSDSMISRAFSFNTSTLALGNMLGAIIGGFMAGFIGIEGLFIVSGGLLLLNMVWVRFKLYNKPASIRES; translated from the coding sequence TTGAAAACGTGGAAAGTAAACCTCATTGTGCTTTGGTTCGGACAATTTTTGGTCAATTCGGGCATGACCATGATTACCCCATTTTTGTCTCTTTATCTCGCAAGAGATCTGGGCGTTGTTGGCGAACATGAAATTGGCATTTGGGCGGGATTTATTTTTGCAGCCAATTTCCTCACCTCATTTTTGTTCCAACCGCTCTGGGGCAAGTTATCGGACAAGTATGGCCGTAAAGTTATGCTGCTGCGTTCGGGATTCGGGATGGCCATCGTAATTGCCCTTATGGGTCTGGCACAGAATCCTTGGCAGCTTCTCTTATTGCGTTTGCTTAACGGTACCATCTCCGGTTTCAATCCTGCAGCTGTTGCACTGATATCGGGTACCACTCCGAAAGACCGCATGGGTTTTGCCATGGGAATCAGTCAGTCCGGGCAGGTTGCCGGCACCATCCTGGGTCCACTCATTGGTGGCTTGTTAGCGGATGCGGTAGGCTTCCGCCCCATTTTCTACATTACAGGTGGACTGATCTTTGTTGCTTCCATGCTCGCCATGTTCCTGGTGAGAGAGAAGTTTGACCGTCAAGAAGAAGCCAAACTGCCGGCACAATCCGTATTGTCCGGTCTGAAGGAATTGAACAAGTCACCTCAACTGCCCGCACTGTTTGCTGTGACGTTTCTGTTGCAGTTTGCGATGATTAGCCCCATGTCACTCTTGCCGCTGTATGTGCAAAAATTGCATGCTTCGGATGTAAATGTGGCCTTCTGGGCAGGACTTGTCGGTGCAGTTACGGGACTATCCAATATGGCGATGTCTCCGATTCTCGGGAAGCTGAGTGACCGGATTGGTCCTCACAAGGTGCTGACGTTCTCCCTCATAGGTACAGGACTCATGCTTATTCCGCAGGCATTTGTTCAGACCGTGTGGCAGCTCATTCTTGTTCGTTTCATGATGGGGGTGTTCATGGGTGGCCTGCTTCCGAGCGTTAATGCCCTGATCCGTTCCTATACATCCGATAGCATGATCAGCCGTGCATTCAGTTTTAATACGAGTACTCTGGCGCTCGGCAACATGCTCGGAGCAATCATTGGAGGATTTATGGCAGGATTCATCGGGATCGAAGGTCTGTTTATCGTCTCTGGCGGACTGCTGCTGCTTAATATGGTTTGGGTCCGATTCAAATTGTACAACAAACCTGCTTCTATTCGGGAATCCTGA
- a CDS encoding CapA family protein — MYPPRSERSVKKKKGSKRTRNTITIIWTVNIVLIIAIGLVGIFYVINTRQQQADQPVKQEIVDQDQPSIGDDAKGGDQISSPDSESDETSEEDPKATDEETTADADKTSGVATPDTSSNTNSEKAESGTKKPAADSTPSGTKGNAGVDQESGTSKPSTSAKDVTINFVGDIQFSGKVAELLDKNGYDYPFAKLGRLFKDDDLTIGNLETPITQGGTSAADKTYVYKSSPKALAAMASAGFDAVNLANNHILDQGVEGLVDTLTYLKEYGIAHTGAGMNRDEAYAPAYLERKGMKIALLGFSRVVPETSWKAEGNRAGVAEAYDSTGAVKAIQEARKKADLVIVVAHWGEERVSTPNSDQTRLAHEFVDAGADLVIGGHPHVLQGLEYYKGKWIAYSTGNFIFSRSTTEETWKTAVFQARCSQDAACSMKVIPYEAGLGQAIPMIDEANKLLLEQMAKLSPGIRYDGNGVASPN, encoded by the coding sequence ATGTATCCCCCAAGATCAGAGCGAAGTGTAAAGAAGAAAAAAGGTAGTAAACGCACCCGCAATACAATCACAATCATCTGGACAGTTAATATTGTATTGATCATTGCAATTGGTCTGGTGGGCATTTTTTATGTCATTAATACACGTCAGCAACAGGCAGACCAGCCAGTGAAACAAGAAATCGTGGATCAGGATCAGCCTTCCATTGGAGACGATGCCAAAGGCGGCGATCAAATAAGTTCTCCAGACTCGGAATCCGATGAGACTTCGGAAGAAGATCCTAAAGCTACGGATGAAGAGACAACAGCGGATGCAGATAAGACATCTGGAGTAGCGACACCTGACACTTCAAGCAATACCAATAGTGAGAAAGCAGAATCCGGAACGAAAAAACCTGCGGCAGATTCGACACCGTCCGGCACCAAGGGAAATGCAGGTGTGGATCAGGAATCAGGGACGTCGAAACCTTCCACTTCAGCGAAGGATGTCACAATTAACTTTGTGGGTGATATTCAATTTTCGGGCAAAGTTGCTGAACTGCTGGATAAAAACGGTTATGATTATCCCTTTGCCAAACTCGGCAGATTATTCAAGGATGATGATCTTACCATCGGTAACCTAGAGACACCAATAACTCAGGGTGGTACCAGTGCAGCTGATAAAACCTATGTCTACAAATCATCGCCCAAAGCATTGGCGGCAATGGCTTCAGCCGGTTTTGATGCTGTGAATTTGGCCAATAATCATATTCTGGATCAGGGCGTAGAGGGCTTGGTGGATACGTTAACTTATCTCAAGGAATATGGCATAGCTCACACCGGGGCAGGTATGAACAGGGATGAGGCCTATGCACCAGCATATCTGGAACGCAAAGGCATGAAGATTGCATTGCTTGGGTTCTCCCGAGTTGTACCGGAAACGAGTTGGAAGGCGGAAGGCAATCGGGCTGGCGTAGCTGAAGCCTATGATTCCACAGGAGCAGTCAAAGCGATCCAGGAGGCCCGTAAGAAGGCTGATCTGGTGATCGTGGTTGCACATTGGGGAGAGGAACGTGTAAGTACTCCGAATAGTGACCAGACCCGATTGGCTCATGAGTTTGTAGATGCTGGCGCTGATCTGGTCATAGGTGGTCATCCTCATGTGTTGCAAGGGTTGGAGTACTATAAGGGGAAGTGGATTGCGTACAGTACGGGAAATTTCATTTTCTCCAGATCAACAACCGAAGAGACGTGGAAAACGGCGGTATTTCAGGCTCGCTGTAGTCAAGATGCAGCTTGCAGCATGAAAGTTATCCCTTATGAGGCCGGGTTAGGTCAGGCCATTCCAATGATTGATGAGGCGAACAAACTGCTGTTGGAACAGATGGCAAAGCTCTCCCCAGGTATTCGATATGATGGGAATGGAGTCGCTTCGCCTAATTAA
- a CDS encoding MarR family winged helix-turn-helix transcriptional regulator, with the protein MSDRDWEALERTDWLFRKMVRRFVKERDRISVEGISLPGMLILHKIIREGEQRLGDLAEQLDFTSGAITALTDKLEKKGLTIRRRKEDDRRTVLLDITSSGREMYARNSNIGARCITLLFEGFTSEELEQQSQFYERVVANLEGFSDTVLELAESNGIQEHDRSSASDLEQKQRENTGKRNYLSY; encoded by the coding sequence ATGAGTGATAGAGACTGGGAAGCGTTGGAGCGGACGGATTGGTTATTTCGCAAAATGGTCAGACGATTCGTTAAAGAGCGGGATCGCATCTCTGTAGAAGGTATCAGCCTGCCAGGCATGCTTATCCTGCACAAAATCATTCGTGAGGGAGAACAGCGGCTTGGAGATCTGGCAGAACAATTGGACTTCACATCGGGTGCAATCACAGCTCTGACCGATAAGTTGGAGAAAAAGGGACTCACCATCCGCAGACGAAAGGAAGACGACCGCCGGACGGTTTTACTGGACATCACATCCAGCGGGCGGGAGATGTATGCGAGAAACAGTAACATCGGTGCCCGATGTATCACGCTTCTGTTTGAGGGTTTTACGAGTGAGGAACTGGAGCAGCAAAGTCAATTCTACGAGCGGGTAGTAGCGAATCTGGAGGGATTCTCGGACACGGTGCTGGAATTGGCGGAGAGCAACGGGATACAAGAACATGATCGGTCCTCCGCAAGTGACCTTGAGCAGAAGCAGCGGGAAAATACCGGGAAGAGGAACTATCTCAGTTATTGA